In Leptospira brenneri, a single genomic region encodes these proteins:
- a CDS encoding globin domain-containing protein, translated as MILRNSSPFYTRFYQKLLERRPDFKNLFSNTNFDQQGEKLVSMIQYAIDRLAILQKIKTELINLGKRHVSYGVREEDYQDTGMVLLETLEESLGDEWTQNLKENWQLAITEVASLMIQGHKEI; from the coding sequence GTGATATTAAGGAATTCGAGCCCGTTTTATACAAGGTTCTATCAAAAATTATTAGAAAGGCGACCTGATTTCAAAAATCTTTTTTCGAATACAAATTTTGACCAACAAGGTGAAAAATTAGTAAGTATGATTCAGTATGCTATTGATAGGCTTGCCATTTTACAAAAAATTAAGACTGAATTAATCAACCTAGGCAAACGTCATGTATCCTATGGTGTCCGTGAAGAGGATTACCAAGACACGGGAATGGTACTATTGGAAACATTGGAAGAGTCGTTAGGCGATGAGTGGACACAAAACCTAAAGGAAAATTGGCAACTTGCGATTACTGAAGTTGCTTCCTTAATGATTCAAGGACACAAAGAGATCTGA